Sequence from the Streptomyces peucetius genome:
GCCGCGGCCTGCCCCTGCGCGTACCAGGTGGCGGGGTGCAGCCGGACACGGCTGCGCTTGGCGATGATCCACAGGGCCGGTGCGACGGCGAGCGCGATCAGGGTCAGGGGCAGGGACAGCCACGCCATGACGGCGAGGGAGATGGCGAACAGAAGGAAGTTCCCGATGGTCATCGGAAGCATGAAGAGCAGGCTCTGGATCAGCTGCAGGTCGCTGGTGGCGCGGCCGACGACCTGGCCGGTGGACAGCTCGTCCTGCCGCCGGCCGTCGAGCCGGCTGATCGTGCCGTACATGTCGGTGCGCAGGTCGTGCTGCACGTCGAGGGCGAGGCGCCCACCGTAGTAGCGGCGGATGTACGTCATGACGTACACGGCCACCGCGGCGGCGACCAGCAGCCCGGTCCAGGTGCTCAGCGACCGTGTCCCGGCGGTGATCACATCGTCGATGACGACCTTGATGATCAGCGGCACGATCGCCATGACAGCCATGCCGCCCAGCGACGAACCGAGCGCGAGCACGACGTTGCGCCGGTACCGCCATGCGTACCCGGACAGCCGCCGTGCCCATCCCTGCGCTGCTGGCTCCGCCGCCACGTGATGCCTCCCCGCTGTTCTGCCTTCGGCCCCTTGGACCTGATCTTCCGGAATGCACCAACGCGGCCGGCACCCGATTTCATCCCTTCCCCGCAAAGACCGGTCCCGGGACCTAGGACTCGGCACGCGACGGGCGCGGCACAGACGCAAGGATCGATCGCCCGAATTAAGTCTTCACTTCACCTCCACACAAGCACCTTGGGAGCGCTACGGTTCACATCGTGCGCACGGAGAGTGCGAACGACGTCACAGATCGACGCATGGTGGCCGCTCCGGCGTGCCCGGATGCGGCTATGCCTGGGGGCTCCATGCAGGAGATGGCAAAGGGATCCAACGTCGGCCTGGCGGCCCTGAGTGAAGACATCGATTCGGTTGTCGTAAGTCTGCGCTGGAACAGTGCGACCGGGGACGGGGACGCCGACGTCTCGGTACTGCTCCTCGACTGCAACGGCAAGGTACGCAGTGACGGGGACTTCTTCTTCTACAACAACCCGGCTGCACAGGACGGCAGCGTGCAACTGCTGGGGAAGAAACCGACCGACGACGGCAGCGAGGACCGGATCAGCCTGGACCTGACCGCTGTGCCTTCCGATGTCGACCGAATCGTCGTGGCCGCGAGTCAGTACGGTGGCTCGACCTTCGGGGAGCTGAACGACCTGAGGGTGACTGTCTCCGATCGAGCAGGCGAACCGTTGCTCGGCTTCTCCATCACTGACGCGAGTGTGGAGAGCGCATTCATCTTCGGCGAGCTCTACCGGCGGGCCGAGGACTGGAAGTTCCGTGCGGTGGGACAGGGATACGAGACGGGACTGGCCGGCCTCGCCACGGATTTCGGCATCACCGTGGACGAGGAGGCCGACGAGGAGGACACCACCGAGGAACCTTCGGCCGTCTCCGAACCCCTGCCGGCACCCCGATCAGCAACGCCGCAACAGGCACGGCCGACAGCGGTTCTCCCGGAACAGTCCGGTCCCGCTGCTCATCCGGCCGACGCGCAGTCGGGCACGCCGACGCGTGCCCGCGGACCTCGTACGAGCAAGAAGAAGATCACACTGCCCAAGACGGTCAAGCCCTCGCTCGCCGAGAACGACTCGTGGAAGTCCGCCCGGTTGTTCCCCGCGTCGTCACTGAAGAGCGACAGGGAACGCGAGACACGCGCCACCTCCGTTCTGCTGTCGGTCATGGCCGAGGTTCCGGAGCTCGGCCGCCGGCTCACCGCCGCGTTCGGTGCGCCGGCCGGGCGCATGCAGACGTTCACGGAAGTCTCCCTGCCGCACGGTGACACCCCGAAGCGCCCGGACGGCGTGGTTCGCGTGGAACGCGCCGGCAAGCTCTGGACTGCGCTGATCGAGACCAAGACGAACGGGAACGCCCTCAAGTCCGAGCAGGTCCAGAACTACATGGACATCGCGGCACGGCGTGGATACGAGGCTGTGATCACGTTGTCCAACGACGTGGCTCTGGAGGGCCGGCCGCTCGTCGAGGTGAAAACCGACGGGCGGCGCAAGCACAAGGTCGCCCTCTGGCATCTGTCCTGGGCCGAGGTGGCCCACCAGGCCCAGATGCTCATCCGCCACGAAGGAGTGGGCAGCGCCACGCACGCATGGCTCCTCCAGGAACTGCTCCACTACCTGCAACATGAGAACTCCGGCTGCCACGGCTTCCAGAACATGGGACCGGCGTGGGTGCCCGTACGGAACGGCATCGATGCGGAGACCCTCTGCCAGGGAGACCAGCGGGCCCTCGCCGTCGTGGAGAGCTGGGAGCAGCTTGTGCGCCAGGTCTGTCTGCGCCTGGGCGGCGAGCTCGGCCGCAAGGCTTTTCCCGTACAGCCCGCGAGGCGCGGTGCCGACCCACATGGCCGACGGCTCGCACTGGCGGACCAGCTGTGCGATGACGGCCGCCTGACAGCGGAGTTGCGGATCGAGGACACACCCGGCGTACTGGCCATCGTCGCCGATCTCAGGACCGGCAAGCTGCGCACGTCCGTCGATGTTCAGCCGCCGGAGGGCAACTACCCCCTCACATCGGCCAAGCGCCTCGTTCGTGCTCTGTCCGAGGCACCGGCGGACCTCCACGTGGAAACCCTGGTCGAGGACGGCAAGGGCCCGCGCGGAACCCTGGAACGCCTGCGTCCCGAACCGGGCGACCTCCTTCCCAAGGACGGATCACGTATCACCGGCTTCCGGCTGTCCCTGTTCAAGGGCATGGGCGCCACTCGGGGGAACGCCGAATCAGGCTTCATCCGCAGCGTCGACGATGCTGTCGACCGGTTCTACGCCGCCGTCGTCGCTCAGGTGTCCGCCTTCGAACGTCGGGCGGCGAACCGGTCCCGGGGAGCGCGGCCTGCGGCCGTCGGCTGATCGCCTCGGCCGCGCCGCCGATGGCTCGGCAGAGCGACGGGGCACGCCGCCGCGCCCCGTCGGCCCTCATGCGTCGCGTCGTGACAGCCGCCGGTTTCCGGCCCACAGGGCCGCGCCGACCCACAGCACCAGGACGCCCGTCCCCGTCCAGGGGTTCAGCGGTCCGTCGGGGTGCTGGAGCAGTATCTGCTGGCCCGCGCGGTCGGGGAGGAAATCGACCCAGCCGCCGCCCTCGGAAACGTCCCCGAGCACGAACGACAGCATCAACAGGAACGGGATCAGGATGCCCATGACCGCGGGGGCGCTGCGCAGCACTGCCGCGAGACCGGCGGCGAACAGGGTGATCAGCGCCAGGTAGAGCCCGCATCCCACCACTGAACGCAGTGCTCCCGGTGCGCCTATGCCCACGCCCCGGTCGCCCAGGGCCGCCTGGCCGAGGACGAAACAGGTCGTGCTCGTGACCAGACCGACGGCGAGCGTCAGCAGGCCGATGACGGCGAGCTTGGCCGCGTAGAACACGCCCCGGCGCGGGACGGCAGCCAGCGAGACGCGAATGGCACCGGCCCGGTACTCGCCGGCGACGGCGATCGCACCGAAGCAGATCGCTGCTATCTGTCCGAAGTTGAGGCCGAAGAAGGAGGCGCGGACGGGGTCGAAGCCCGCTTCGGCACCTTCTTCGGCGCCGAGCGTCGCGCACATCAGGACGGAGAACCCAACTGTGGCCGCGAAGACTGCGGCAAGCGTGACGCACTGGGAGCGCACGGAGCGGATCTTCAGCCACTCGGAGTGCAGCACAGGGACGATGGACGACATGGTCAGGCCTCCTGAACGGCCGATGCGGGCCGGGCGGTCGTGTACTCGGCCTCGTCGGCCGTGAGAGCGAGGTACGCGTGCTCCAGCGAGGGCTCCTCACCGGCCAGTTCGAGGATGGGAATGCCCTCCTCGGCGGCGAGCGGCCCAATGTCCTCGACCCGGGCGCCTTCGACGGTCCACCGACCGTCGTCAGCCGCCACGGGGTGCAGGCCGCGGTTCGCGAGGGCAGTCCGGAGCCGGGCATCCTCGGTGGTGCGCAGGCGGACCCGGGGCGTCGTCCACGCGTCGATGAACTCCCTCATACCGGTGTCGGCAAGCAGCCGGCCCCTGCCGAGTACCACCAGGTGGTCGGCGAAGGAGGCCGTCTCGCTCATCAGATGGCTGGAGACGAGGACGGCCCTGCCGCCGTCGGCCAGCTCCCGCACGAGCCGGCGGATCCAGATGATGCCCTCGGGATCCAGCCCGTTCGACGGCTCGTCGAACATCAGCACCGCCGGATCGCCGAGCAGGGCCGCCGCTATGCCGAGCCGTTGGCGCATGCCGAGCGAGTACGTCCTGATCCGCCGGTCCGCGGCGCTCGCGATCCCCGCCTGTTCCAGCACCTCGTCGACGCGCCGCGCCGGTATCCGCGCCGCCGCGGCGAGGATGCGCAGATGGTCCCGGCCCGTGCGGGAACTCATGGCTGCCTGCGCGTCGAGCAGAGCCCCCACGTGGCGCGACGGTTCGTCGATCGCCGCGTACGGGCGGCCGCCAATGGTGGCCGTGCCGGACGTGGGCCGGTCCAGGCCGAGGACGAGGCGCATGGTCGTCGACTTGCCCGCGCCGTTCGGACCGAGGAAGCCGGTGACCTTGCCTGGGCGGACGCTGAACGTGAGCCCGTCCACCGCGCGCCTGCCGCCGTAGTCCTTCGTGAGTTCAGTGACTTCGATGCTGGTCATGGCATCAGCCTCGCCGCCGGGCGGTTGCGGCGACCTCCCCCGCCGGAGGAGATTCTCTCCCCCACGAGGGGGAGCCGTCATGGCCGGTGCCGCTGGCACGATGACGGAATGCTCCACATGCTCCGCTTTCTGCATCCACTGACCCGGCGGCTCGCCCGCCGGGTCACCTACACCCGCTGGCTGCACCTGTTCATCGGCACCGTCGCCATGGGCGTGTGGCTGTTCATCGACACGACAAAGCTTTACGTGCCGGTGCTGGCGGTCGGTCTGCTCGGGTTCGTCCCCGCGATGCGGCTCGTCGAGGGGCTTCAGGCCCGGCTCCTGCTGTCGCCGTACGGATACAAGGACGACACCTCCGGCATCGCCGTCTCGTCCTCCTCCACCTGGGCCGACCGCTGGCGAACGGCCCTGTGGATGGAGATACGCCTCGGCCTCGGCCTGTTCACCGGGATACTGACGGTGAACCTGCTCGGCGCGTCGGTCGACCTGGCCCTGCTCGCGGGCGGCCGGCAGCCAGGTTCGGGCTCGCTCGTTCCGCTGCCCGCCGGCGACGGCCACTGGGGGTACGCGCTGCTGGTGCCGCTGCCGCTGGCACTTCTGCTCGGCGCAGTCGTCGGGCTCGGGGAGCTGATCACGGCGATCGCCCTGCGTCTGCTCGGCACCTCCGCGGCGGAACGGCTCACCGCCCTGGAAGAGCGCACGGAGCAACTGCTGGAGCGCAACCGCATCGCCCGCGAGCTGCACGACTCGATCGGGCACGCGCTGACCGTGGCGGTCGTGCAGGCCGGCGCGGCGCGGGCCGCAGGGGACAAGGAGTTCACCGAGCGGGCGCTGAGCGCCATCGAGGAGACGGGCCGCGCAGCCCTGGACGACCTCGAACGTGTGCTGGACGTGCTCCGAGAATCCGGGCAGCCGGTCGGCAGCCGCCCCACGCTCGCCGACGCCGACCGGCTGCTTGAGTCGGCCAGGGCGTCCGGAGCCGAGGTGGAGGCCGAGCTGACAGGCCCGGTGGCCCTCGTACCGGGGCCGGTGTCCCGGGAGGGGTACCGCATCGTCCAGGAGGCGCTGACGAATGTGCTGCGGCACGCCGGCCCCGTGCCCACGCGGGTGCGGATCGCCGTCGCGGACGGCCGGCTCGACCTGGAGGTCGTCAACGCGCTGACCGCCCCGGTCACTCCCACGGCCCGTGGCAGCGGACTGCGCGGCATACGGGAGCGTGCGGCACTGCTCGGCGGGAAGGCCACGAGCGGCCCGCATCAGGGCAGTTGGAGGGTGGAGGTGGGGCTGCCGCTCGACGGCATAGGCTGAGTGAGTGCCGATCACCGTGCTGCTTGTCGACGACGAACCTCTCGTTCGGGCCGGGCTGCGTGCCGTACTGGAGGCGCAGCCGGACATCGAGGTGGCCGGCGAGGCCGCCGACGGTGCGGCGGTGATTCCGATGGTGCGGCAACTGCGTCCGGACGTCGTGGCAATGGATGTGCGGATGCCGCTGATGGACGGCATCGAGGCCACCCGAGCCGTGCTGCGCACGGTCGAGGCCCCGCCGAAGATCCTGGTGGTCACGACCTTCGAGAACGACGAGTACGTGTACGAGGCGCTGCGCGCGGGCGCCGACGGCTTTCTGCTCAAGCGGGCCCGGCCGGCGGAGATCGTGCACGCGGTGCGGCTGGTCGCAGAGGGCGAGTCGCTGCTGTTCCCGGCTGCGGTACGGTCACTGGCCGCGGAGTACGGCAACTCGGCGGCGCGCACGGCCATGGAGCGGGCGGCGCTGACCGAGCGGGAGGCCGCGGTACTGCGGTTGATGGCGCGGGGGCTGTCCAACGCGGAGATCGCGGCGCAGTTGTTCGTCGGTACGGAGACGGTCAAGACCCATGTGAGCGCGGTGCTGGCCAAGCTGGGGGCGAGGGACCGCACTCAGGCGGTCATCGCCGCGTACGAGTCGGGCTTCGTCGCCCCCGCGTGACCGGCCCTGACCGACCAGGCCACGCCCGACCGGCCTCGACCGAACGGCCCCCGCCCGCCCGACAGCGCGGCCCCGCGGGCGGGCGGGAAGGGGGTCGGTGGTCCGTCAGAGGTGCGTCGGGGCGAACATCCGCAGCAGCGCCGGGAGGACGACCACGGAAGGGCCCGGGTGGGCGAAGGCCTTCGCCAGGTCCGCCGACAGCGACTCCGCGCTCGTACGGACCGCCGGGACGCCGAAGGACTCGGCGAGGGCGACGAAGTCCGGGCGGGCCAGCTCGGTCGCTGTGGCCTCGCCGAACGAGTCCGTCATGTACTCGCGCAGGATGCCGTAGCCCCCGTCGTCGACGATCAGCCAGGTCACCGGCAGGTCGTACTGGCGGGCGGTGGCGAGCTCCGCGATCGAGTACATCGCGCCGCCGTCGCCGGAGACGGCGAGCACCGGACGGGTACGGTCGGCGACCGCCGCGCCCAGCGCCGCCGGAAAGCCGTAACCGAGGCCGCCCGCGCCCTGAGCCGAGTGCATGGTGCCGGGCCGGCGGGCGTCGAACGCCGACCAGGCCCAGTACGCCAGGATCGTCATGTCCCAGAAGCTGGGCGAGTCGTCCGGCAGCGCTTCGCGCACCGAGGCGAGGATCTGCTGCTCCAGGGTCAGTTCCTGGGCATCGATCCGAACCCGCACCGCGCCGAGCACGTCCCGTACCGACGCGGCGGCCGACGGGTCCTCGCGCTCCGACACCGTCTCCAGCAGCGCGGACAGCGCGAGCCGCGCGTCCGCGTGGATGCCGAGCGCCGGGTGGTTGGACTCCAGCTTGCCGAGGTCCGCCTCGATCTGGACGACCCGGCCGCGCGGGGCGAACGTGTGGTAGTTCGAGGAGAGTTCACCGAGCCCGGAGCCGACGACGAGCAGCACGTCGGCCGACTCCAGGAAGTCGGTGGTGTGTCGGTCCTCCAGCCAGGACTGGAGGGAGAGCGGGTGCTCCCACGGGAAGGCGCCCTTGCCGCCGAAGGTGGTGACGACCGGCGCGTCGAGCTTCTCGGCGAGCGCGAGCAGCTTGCCGGACGCGTCCGACCGTACGACTCCACCGCCGGCGATGATCGCCGGCCGGGTGGCGTTCGACAGCAGGTCGGCGGCGACGGCGGTCAGTTCGGGACGCGGCACGACGTCCTCGGGCGTGGCGTCCATGGCGGTGACGACCGGCAGGGCGGTCTCGGCGAGGAGGACGTCCTGCGGGATCTCCACCCACACCGGCCCGTGCGGGGCGGTCAGCGCCGACTCCCAGGCCGCCGCGATCGCGGACGGGATCTGGGAGGCGGTACGCACGACGTGCACGGACTTCACGATGTCGCGGAACGACGCCTGCTGGTCGCGCAGCTCGTGCAGGTAGCCGTGCCGGCCGCCGCCGAGGCCGGCCGTGGGCACCTGGCTGCCGATCGCGAGCACGGGCGCCGATGCCGCTGCCGCCTCCTGGAGCGCGGCCAGGGACATCAGCGCGCCGGGCCCGGTCGACAGCAGCAGCGGTGCCGCTTCGCCGGTGATCCGGCCGTACGCGTCGGCCGCGAAGCCGGCGTTGTTCTCCACGCGCAGGCCGACATAGGTGAGGGGCGAGCGGCGCAGTGCGTCGAACATGCCCAGCGCGTGCTGGCCGGGCAGGCCGAAGACGGTCGTCGCGCCGAGTCCGGAGAGGGTTTCGACGACGAGGTCCCCGCCGTTGCGGCCGGCCGGCGGGTTCAGCGCGGCCTCGGTCTGCGCCGCGGTGGGGCGCAGCACCGGATCGTGGTCGTGGGTCACTGCGACGTCCTCGCGTCCGCGATCTGGCGGGACATGATCGTGGTCAGCTCGTATGCCGTGTGAGAGGCGGCGACCGACGTGATCTCGGCGTGGTCGTAGGCCGGGGCGACCTCGACGACGTCGGCGGAGACCAGGTTGCAGGACGCGAGACCGCGCAGGATCTCCAGCAGCTCGCGGGAGGTCATGCCGCCGGCCTCGGGGGTGCCGGTGCCGGGGGCGTGCGCCGGGTCGAGGCAGTCGATGTCGATGGAGATGTACAGCGGGCGGTCGCCGATGCGCTGGCGCAGCTGGTCGGCGACCTCGTCGGCGCCGCGGCGGTAGACGTCCGAGGAGGTGACGATGCCGAAGCCCATCTTCTCGTCGTCGGTGAGGTCCTGCTTGCCGTACAGCGGGCCGCGGGTGCCGACGTGGGAGAGCGCCTCGGTGTCGAGGATGCCCTCCTCGACGGCCCGGCGGAACGGCGTGCCGTGGGTGTACTCCGCGCCGAAGTAGGTGTCCCAGGTGTCGAGGTGCGCGTCGAAGTGCAGCAGCGCCACGGGGCCGTGCTTCTTGGCGACCGAGCGCAGCAGCGGCAGCGCGATGGTGTGGTCGCCGCCGAGCGTCATCATCCGGGCGCCGGTGCCGAGCAGGTCGTCGGCGGCGGCCTCGATGGTCTCGACGGCCTCGTTGATGTTGAACGGGTTGGCCGCGATGTCGCCCGCGTCCGCGACCTGGGCGAGTGCGAAGGGGGAGGCGTCCTGCGCCGGGTTGTAGGGGCGCAGGAGCCTCGACGCCTCTCGGATGGCGTTTCCGCCGAAGCGCGCTCCGGGCCGGTAGGAGACCCCGGAGTCGAAGGGCACGCCGACCACGGCGACGTCGGCGCGGCCGACCTCGTCGAGCCTGGGCAGCCGGGCGAACGTCGCGGGTCCGGCGTACCGCGGGATGCGGGAGGAGTCGACAGGGCCGCGCGGCTGCTCGTTGCTGCTCATGTGAAATGCCTTCTTTCCTGCGCTTCGTGGCGCTTCATTGCGCTTCAGTGCGGTTGTACGATTTTAGCTGTGTGCGGCAGCAGGTTCGGCCGCCGGGGGCTCCGGCTGCGCCTCCTGGTCGCCGCCCCGGCCGGCGAGCCGCTCGCGCCAGTTGGCGAGCACCGCCGCGTCGGTCGGTGGAGTGGCCAGCGAGACGATCACGTAGGCCGCGAGGGAGGACAGCAGGCCGTAGTAGACGGGCTCATTGGCCAGGATCCCGTACCCGGCCATCAGGCCGATGACCGCGCAGCCGCCGACGGCGACGGCGGCCAGCGCGCCGTGCACGGTGCCGCGCTTCCACAGCAGCCCGCCGAGGATCGGCACGAGAAGACCGCCGACGAGCAGGTTGTACGCGACCGTCAGGGCCTCGACGACGTTGTTGAGCGCGATGGCGATGCAGATGACGCCGATGCCCATGATCAGGATGAACGCGCGGTTGCCCTTCACCTCGTCCTGCTCGGGGCCCTTGTGCGCGAGGCCGCGCAGCCGCGACCAGATGTCGTTGTTGGCGACGGTGGCGCAGGCGATCAGCGCGCCGGACGACGTGGACATCACGGCGGCGAGGGCGGCGGCGAGCACCAGGCCGCGCACGCCCATGGGGAGTTCGTCCTTGACGATGGTGGCGAAGGCGTCGTCGGCGTTGGCGAGGTTCGGGTAGAGGACCTTCGCCGCGGTGCCGATGACCGCGCCGGCGATGGCGTAGACGAGGCAGTACGTACCGGCGACGGTGCCGCCGTAGCGGGCGACCTTGTCGCTGCGGGCGGTGAACACCCGCTGCCAGATGTCCTGTCCGATCAGCATGCCGAAGGTGTAGATCAGCACATAGGTGAAGATCGTCTCACCGCCGATGCCGAGCGGGGCGAAGTACTCGGTGGGCAGCGCGGCCTTCATCTCGCTGAACCCTCCGGCCTTGACGACCGCGATCGGAAGCAGGAGCAGCAGCACGCCGATCGTCTTGACGACGAACTGCACCATGTCGGTGAGGGTGATCGACCACATGCCGCCGAGCGTCGAGTACGCGACGACGATGGCGCCGCCGAGGATGATCGAGAGGGTGCGGTTCAGGTCGAGGAGGACGTCGAAGATCGTGGCGTACGCGATGGTCGAGGTGACCGCGAGCATCAGGGTGTACGCCCACATCACGACGCCGGAGATGACGCCGGCCCTGCCGCCGTAGCGCAGGTCCAGCATCTCGGAGACGGTGTAGACCTTCAGGCGGGCGATGCGCGCGGAGAAGAAGACCGACAGCGCCAGGAGCCCGAGACCGATGGTGAAGACCATCCAGGCGCCCGACAGTCCGTACTTGTAGCCGAGGCCCACACCGCCGATCGTCGACGCGCCGCCGAGGACGATCGCGGCCATGGTCCCGGAGTACATCCAGGGGCCGAGGCGGCGGCCCGCGACCAGGAACTCGCTCTTGGACTTGGCGCGGCGCATGCCCCACCAGCCCATGCCGAGCATGCCGGCCAGATAGACGACGATCACTGCGTAGTCGACAGCCATCGGCTTTCCTTCCGTCTCGTCCCCCGGAACAGTCCTTGGTCGCGCTGACGAGAGTCGACGGTAGGTGGCCGGAAAGCGTCGCTGAAGTGTACGTTTTATCCATTCTTCTCGCCGTCGATGGATGGAACGTCCATGCCGGAGCCCGCATCGGCCCCACCCACCCCACCGGTCCCGCTGGCCGCACTCCTCGCCGACCAGGAGCTCGGACTGCGCCAGCTCGCGGGCCCGCCCGCCGCCGAGGGCGCGGTCGTCCACATGGTCCACACCTCGGAGATGGCCGACCCGTATCCCTATCTGCTCGGCGGCGAGCTGCTGCTCAGCGCGGGCGTGCTGCTGAACGACGCCGACCGCTACGTCTCCCGCATCGTCCAGGCCGGCGCGGTGGCGCTCGGCTTCGGCGTGACGCCCGTATACGACACGGTTCCCGCGGAGCTGGTCGCGGCGTGCGAACGGCACGGGCTGGCGCTGCTGGAGGTGCCGCCCTCGACGACCTTCACCGCCGTCGCGCGAGCGGTGTGGCGGCTGATGGCGGAGGCCCGCCACCGTGAGCTGCGCCGGGTGACCCGGGCCCAGCAGGGCCTGGCCGCGGCGGCGGCCCGCCCGGACCCGGTACCGGCGGTGCTGCACCAGCTCGCGGTACGGCTCGAGGGCTGGGCGGCACTGCTCGGCCCGGACGGGACGCAGCTCTACGCGGCGGGCCGCGAACCTGCGGCCGACGTGGTGACGGACCTGACCCGGCTGACGCGCGTGGTCAGCCCAGGCACGTCGCCGCGCCCCGCCCCGGCCTCCGCGACCGCAACGAACCCCGGCGCATCGCCGCGGCCCACCCCGGCCTCCGCGACGGACCGCGGGGCCGCGGGGCACCTCGCCGCGTACGCCCTCGGCGGCAGCCAGGGCCTCGTCCTCGGGCTCGCCACGCCCGCCCGCGAACCCGGCGACCACACGGTCGCCGGCGTCGCCGTGGTACTCCTCTCCCTGCTCACCGCCGCACAGCAGGGCACGGACGCCTCCGGCCGGAGCGCGGCGCTGGTGCGGCTGCTCCTCGGCGCGGCACCCGGCGAGACGGCCCCGCTGCTGGGGCCGGGCCCATGGACCGTGGTCCACGCCCGCGGCGACCGCTCGCCCTTCGCGGCGGCCGCGCTCGGCGCGGCCCTCGGCAGCGCGCTCGTCGACCCGGACGCGGACGGCTCCGTACGGGTCCTCCTGCCGGCCGACCGGGAGGCGACGGCCCAGCCCGGCTGGACGCTCGGCGTCAGCGCCCCCGCCGGCCCCGACGAGCTCGCCACCGCCGACCTCCAGGCGGCCAGAGCCCTCCGCCACGCGGTCGCCACCCGCAAGGACCTCGTCCACCACCGGGCCGCCGACCCCCTGTCCCTGGACGCCGCCCGCCGGCGCCTGGCGCCGCTCGCGGACTCCCCCGCGCTCGTCGAGACACTGCGTACCTGGCTCTCCCTGCACGGCAGCTGGGACCGCACCGCCAACGCGCTGGACGTCCACCGCAACACCGTCCGCCAGCGCATCGGCCGCTGCGCGGCACTGCTGGACGCGGACCTGGACGACGTGGACGTCCGGATGGAGCTGTGGTTCGCGCTGCGGCAGGAGTGAGGCGGCCCTGCGCCCGGCCCGCCGCGGCTCAGCGGCACAGGCGGAGGCGAGGGCCGGGGTGTCCCAGCAAAAGGGGCACGCCTCGGTGTTCCGTCCGTCCTCGACCGTGATCGTCTGGAGGACATCGGACGTCGCGCCTGCGAGGTTCGTCGGTCTACGCCCGGGTCAGCGCGGGGCATTTCACCGTGCGGGCCCACCCGCGCCTTCATCTGGCCCCTGCTGGATCTGGTCGCAGCACCGTCGGCGGCTACGCAATGCCCCCCATCCACATGCGCCGCCCCAGCTCGTCGAGTTCCGTCCTGCGCTCCTCGAATTCGGGAAGGGCCCGCCCGAGCAGCGCCCAGAAGTCCGGCCCGTGGCCATGGATCCTCACGTGGGCGAGCTCATGGGCGACGACGTAGTCCACCAGGTGCATGGGGAGCTGGAACAGCGGCCATCCGAGACTCATCCGTCCCTTCTCCCGGCTGTGCGGGCCTGGCCGGTAGCTGCCCCACCGTCCTCCGAGATCGGACACGTCCAGGGCGGGTTCGGACACCCCCATGCGAGCCGCCCACGGCTGGAGGCGCCCGCCGGCCCACCGTCGGCCGGCCCGGCAGTACCAGGCGACGAGCGCCGCCCGGCCGAGCGCGGGATCGGCAGCCTGCGCCGCGCCCAGCACGAGCCGTCCGGCGACCAGCCGCACAGGGGCGTCCTCCGCGCGTTCCTCGTCGACGGTGAGCCGGTACGTGCGTCCGAGGTATCGGAAGATCTCGCCCTCCACGAGGCGCTTGGGTGGGGTGAGCGGACGGGTCCGTTCGCGGACGGCGAGTTTGTCCGTCACCCACGCCCGGTGCGCCCGGACGAAGTCCGCCGCGTCGGAGGCGGGGCGCCCCTGAGGTGTGTGCAGCGTGATCTCGGAGTCCAGCTCGACCGTGAGCGCGAACCGCTTGCGCCGGGAGCTGACACGCACGTCCAGCACCAGACCGTCGACGGCGAGCCGGTCGCCTTCTGTGAGGGCGACCGGCGAAGCGGAGTCGACGGTGGAGGTGGTCATTCCGCCTATTCTCCCCTCCTCCTCGCCCGGAACGGCCCAGGGTTGGCGTTGGCGTGGGCCGCGAGCCCCTGGGCGAGCGCCCTCAGCGCCCCCCAGTCCGAACCGGCGGGCCGGACCCGTCCTTGGAGCAGCACCATCTCGATCCTGCCGGCGAGACGGGTGA
This genomic interval carries:
- a CDS encoding thiamine pyrophosphate-binding protein produces the protein MTHDHDPVLRPTAAQTEAALNPPAGRNGGDLVVETLSGLGATTVFGLPGQHALGMFDALRRSPLTYVGLRVENNAGFAADAYGRITGEAAPLLLSTGPGALMSLAALQEAAAASAPVLAIGSQVPTAGLGGGRHGYLHELRDQQASFRDIVKSVHVVRTASQIPSAIAAAWESALTAPHGPVWVEIPQDVLLAETALPVVTAMDATPEDVVPRPELTAVAADLLSNATRPAIIAGGGVVRSDASGKLLALAEKLDAPVVTTFGGKGAFPWEHPLSLQSWLEDRHTTDFLESADVLLVVGSGLGELSSNYHTFAPRGRVVQIEADLGKLESNHPALGIHADARLALSALLETVSEREDPSAAASVRDVLGAVRVRIDAQELTLEQQILASVREALPDDSPSFWDMTILAYWAWSAFDARRPGTMHSAQGAGGLGYGFPAALGAAVADRTRPVLAVSGDGGAMYSIAELATARQYDLPVTWLIVDDGGYGILREYMTDSFGEATATELARPDFVALAESFGVPAVRTSAESLSADLAKAFAHPGPSVVVLPALLRMFAPTHL
- the speB gene encoding agmatinase; amino-acid sequence: MSSNEQPRGPVDSSRIPRYAGPATFARLPRLDEVGRADVAVVGVPFDSGVSYRPGARFGGNAIREASRLLRPYNPAQDASPFALAQVADAGDIAANPFNINEAVETIEAAADDLLGTGARMMTLGGDHTIALPLLRSVAKKHGPVALLHFDAHLDTWDTYFGAEYTHGTPFRRAVEEGILDTEALSHVGTRGPLYGKQDLTDDEKMGFGIVTSSDVYRRGADEVADQLRQRIGDRPLYISIDIDCLDPAHAPGTGTPEAGGMTSRELLEILRGLASCNLVSADVVEVAPAYDHAEITSVAASHTAYELTTIMSRQIADARTSQ
- a CDS encoding sodium:solute symporter is translated as MAVDYAVIVVYLAGMLGMGWWGMRRAKSKSEFLVAGRRLGPWMYSGTMAAIVLGGASTIGGVGLGYKYGLSGAWMVFTIGLGLLALSVFFSARIARLKVYTVSEMLDLRYGGRAGVISGVVMWAYTLMLAVTSTIAYATIFDVLLDLNRTLSIILGGAIVVAYSTLGGMWSITLTDMVQFVVKTIGVLLLLLPIAVVKAGGFSEMKAALPTEYFAPLGIGGETIFTYVLIYTFGMLIGQDIWQRVFTARSDKVARYGGTVAGTYCLVYAIAGAVIGTAAKVLYPNLANADDAFATIVKDELPMGVRGLVLAAALAAVMSTSSGALIACATVANNDIWSRLRGLAHKGPEQDEVKGNRAFILIMGIGVICIAIALNNVVEALTVAYNLLVGGLLVPILGGLLWKRGTVHGALAAVAVGGCAVIGLMAGYGILANEPVYYGLLSSLAAYVIVSLATPPTDAAVLANWRERLAGRGGDQEAQPEPPAAEPAAAHS
- a CDS encoding PucR family transcriptional regulator: MPEPASAPPTPPVPLAALLADQELGLRQLAGPPAAEGAVVHMVHTSEMADPYPYLLGGELLLSAGVLLNDADRYVSRIVQAGAVALGFGVTPVYDTVPAELVAACERHGLALLEVPPSTTFTAVARAVWRLMAEARHRELRRVTRAQQGLAAAAARPDPVPAVLHQLAVRLEGWAALLGPDGTQLYAAGREPAADVVTDLTRLTRVVSPGTSPRPAPASATATNPGASPRPTPASATDRGAAGHLAAYALGGSQGLVLGLATPAREPGDHTVAGVAVVLLSLLTAAQQGTDASGRSAALVRLLLGAAPGETAPLLGPGPWTVVHARGDRSPFAAAALGAALGSALVDPDADGSVRVLLPADREATAQPGWTLGVSAPAGPDELATADLQAARALRHAVATRKDLVHHRAADPLSLDAARRRLAPLADSPALVETLRTWLSLHGSWDRTANALDVHRNTVRQRIGRCAALLDADLDDVDVRMELWFALRQE
- a CDS encoding M48 family metallopeptidase translates to MTTSTVDSASPVALTEGDRLAVDGLVLDVRVSSRRKRFALTVELDSEITLHTPQGRPASDAADFVRAHRAWVTDKLAVRERTRPLTPPKRLVEGEIFRYLGRTYRLTVDEERAEDAPVRLVAGRLVLGAAQAADPALGRAALVAWYCRAGRRWAGGRLQPWAARMGVSEPALDVSDLGGRWGSYRPGPHSREKGRMSLGWPLFQLPMHLVDYVVAHELAHVRIHGHGPDFWALLGRALPEFEERRTELDELGRRMWMGGIA